In Spinacia oleracea cultivar Varoflay chromosome 5, BTI_SOV_V1, whole genome shotgun sequence, a single window of DNA contains:
- the LOC110776020 gene encoding uncharacterized protein, which produces MKKLMEIRVDKGFDLEKAVCNHGFFMTLPNQWSPSSKLLRRPLRLSDGYSSVMVSISFHFSSITYSHILISTDTKVADSDQDVIKKQVVRMLRLTNKDENDVRKFQEVHAEARTHGFGRLFRAPDLFEDIIKALLLCNITWKRTLEMCQYLCELQAELESGMHKDCASAPTIKPRKINDFFRSCKKTTSKVNLRALGNFPSSKELAGLSEEFLKKRCNLGFRAKYIIQLAQLVEKGQLDVELDKLTSFDDYDDIRMKMMKLKGIGSFATANILMCMGDYRNIPTDTETIKHLREVHGMEDCKEATLEKDVKQVYDQFAPYQCLAYWYENIESYERKLGTKLSNLSPANYHTVSSSYLAPKNNKCITSRKRKRSCSSP; this is translated from the exons ATGAAGAAGTTAATGGAAATAAGGGTAGATAAAGGGTTTGATTTGGAGAAAGCGGTCTGTAATCATGGTTTTTTTATGACGCTCCCAAATCAATGGAGTCCATCTTCAAAGTTACTTCGACGTCCTTTACGACTTTCTGATGGCTACTCTTCGGTTATGGTCTCAATCTCATTTCACTTTTCATCGATTACatattcacatattcttattAGCACTGACACCAAAGTCGCCGACTCTGATCAGGATGTCATTAAG AAACAAGTTGTACGCATGCTGAGGTTGACAAACAAGGATGAAAATGATGTAAGGAAATTCCAGGAAGTGCATGCTGAAGCAAGAACTCATGGATTTGGTCGTCTTTTTCGCGCTCCTGATTTGTTTGAGGATATAATCAAGGCTCTTCTTCTTTGCAATATAac GTGGAAGAGAACACTGGAAATGTGTCAATATCTTTGTGAGCTTCAAGCTGAACTTGAGTCGGGTATGCATAAAGATTGTGCATCTGCTCCTACGATTAAACCCAGAAAAATAAACGACTTCTTTCGGAGCTGCAAAAAAACAACCTCCAAAGTAAATTTGAGAGCGCTAGGAAACTTCCCAAGTTCAAAAGAGTTGGCTGGTTTAAGTGAAGAATTTCTTAAAAAGCGTTGTAATCTTGGTTTTAGAGCAAAATACATAATTCAATTGGCTCAATTGGTGGAGAAGGGTCAATTAGATGTAGAGCTTGACAAATTAACTAgttttgatgattatgatgaTATTCGTATGAAGATGATGAAACTCAAAGGTATTGGTTCATTTGCAACAGCCAACATTTTAATGTGTATGGGAGACTATCGAAACATCCCTACAGATACTGAAACAATCAAGCATTTGCGTGAG GTACATGGTATGGAAGATTGCAAAGAAGCAACCCTGGAAAAGGATGTCAAACAAGTTTATGATCAATTTGCGCCTTACCAATGCCTTGCTTACTG GTATGAGAATATTGAATCTTATGAGAGGAAGCTGGGGACGAAACTAAGCAATTTGTCTCCTGCAAACTATCACACGGTATCAAGCAGCTACTTGGCCCCAAAAAATAACAAATGCATCAcatcaagaaaaagaaagaggtCTTGCTCGTCACCATAA